One region of Nitrospiraceae bacterium genomic DNA includes:
- a CDS encoding response regulator transcription factor — protein MSPAPLKKILIVEDEQDILQLVKLYLEKEGFRTVTAATGSEGLKQVKQEKPDLIILDLMLPELDGLEVCKRLRSAPETAMLPIIMLTAKAEESDTVIGLELGADDYVTKPFSPKALMARVKALFRRLDRKPDERLTRYQYGRLVMDLARHEVTLNNKDIPLTAKEFGLLEHLLRNPGRVLTREVLLNTVWGYDYYGTTRTVDVHIRRLKQKIPLLNEAITSVKSIGYKLKEADRTA, from the coding sequence ATGTCGCCCGCACCGTTAAAGAAGATTCTCATCGTCGAGGACGAACAGGACATCCTGCAATTGGTCAAATTGTATCTGGAGAAAGAGGGATTCCGAACTGTCACGGCAGCGACCGGTTCAGAAGGTTTGAAGCAGGTTAAGCAGGAGAAGCCCGATCTGATCATCCTTGATTTAATGCTTCCCGAACTCGACGGACTTGAGGTCTGCAAACGGCTTCGTTCGGCTCCAGAAACGGCGATGCTGCCCATCATCATGTTGACGGCCAAAGCCGAGGAGTCGGATACCGTGATCGGTCTTGAGTTGGGCGCTGATGATTATGTCACCAAGCCTTTCAGTCCAAAAGCGCTGATGGCACGTGTCAAAGCGCTCTTTCGTCGACTTGATCGCAAACCCGACGAACGTCTGACTCGATACCAATATGGACGCCTGGTCATGGACTTGGCCCGTCACGAGGTTACTCTGAACAATAAAGACATTCCCTTGACGGCGAAAGAATTCGGACTTCTTGAGCATCTGTTGCGAAACCCGGGCCGCGTTCTCACACGCGAGGTGCTTCTCAACACCGTGTGGGGGTATGATTATTACGGTACGACTCGGACCGTCGACGTCCATATCCGCCGCCTGAAACAAAAAATTCCGCTCCTGAACGAAGCCATCACCTCGGTCAAATCGATAGGATATAAGTTGAAAGAAGCGGACCGGACGGCATGA
- the ispH gene encoding 4-hydroxy-3-methylbut-2-enyl diphosphate reductase has product MLSGYEGERITMKIYLANPRGFCAGVDRAIDIVDLSLKKYGAPIYVRHEIVHSRHVVNSLRQKGAVFVEELSEVPEGSVVIFSAHGVAKSVWEEAHHRRLHVIDATCPLVIKVHNEVNRDYTQGYDLILIGHAGHPEVIGTLGQIPDKFHLVSSVEDVRNLQVENTTNLSYVTQTTLSVDECRDIVGALHQRFPHIKGPHQEDICYATQNRQNAVKELAKLVDVILVIGSPNSSNSNRLRELGEHCGIVSYLIDSASDIDPVWLKNVKAVGITAGASAPEVLVEEVVAYLKTYGTAEVEDLTVIEEDVEFLLPKELITIESSKKPVAIQAG; this is encoded by the coding sequence ATGCTATCGGGCTATGAGGGAGAGCGGATCACGATGAAGATTTATCTTGCCAACCCGCGAGGATTCTGTGCCGGCGTCGATCGGGCGATCGATATTGTTGACCTGTCGCTGAAGAAATATGGTGCGCCGATTTATGTGCGACACGAAATCGTCCATAGCCGGCATGTCGTGAATTCGCTCCGTCAGAAGGGGGCTGTGTTCGTCGAAGAATTGAGCGAAGTTCCGGAAGGCTCGGTGGTGATTTTCAGCGCGCACGGTGTGGCGAAGTCGGTTTGGGAGGAAGCGCATCACCGACGATTGCACGTCATCGATGCGACGTGCCCTCTTGTGATCAAAGTTCACAATGAGGTGAACCGTGATTACACGCAAGGGTACGATCTCATTCTTATCGGCCACGCGGGCCATCCCGAGGTGATCGGAACACTCGGTCAGATCCCGGACAAGTTTCACCTCGTGTCCTCGGTCGAAGATGTACGAAATCTGCAGGTCGAGAACACCACGAACCTGTCGTATGTCACCCAGACGACACTCAGCGTGGACGAATGCCGAGATATCGTCGGTGCCCTCCACCAACGGTTTCCCCACATCAAGGGGCCCCACCAGGAAGACATCTGTTACGCCACACAGAACCGTCAAAACGCGGTCAAAGAACTGGCCAAGTTGGTCGATGTCATCCTGGTCATCGGCTCCCCGAATAGCTCTAATTCCAATCGCTTGCGGGAGTTGGGGGAACACTGCGGGATTGTTTCCTATTTGATTGACTCCGCATCCGATATCGACCCGGTCTGGCTCAAGAACGTGAAAGCGGTGGGAATTACCGCCGGGGCATCGGCCCCCGAAGTGTTGGTAGAGGAAGTTGTAGCCTACCTGAAGACCTATGGCACGGCTGAAGTTGAAGATCTCACTGTGATCGAGGAAGACGTCGAATTTCTTCTTCCGAAGGAACTCATCACAATCGAATCGTCGAAGAAACCAGTGGCGATCCAAGCAGGCTAG
- the smc gene encoding chromosome segregation protein SMC translates to MYLKSLEMLGFKSFHEARIEFPDGVTAIVGPNGSGKSNVVDAILWVLGEQSTKTLRSEKMEDVIFNGTELRKPLGMAEVSLVISELDRINVDPLSGLSSQLAEFQELMITRRLYRNGDSEYLINKTPCRLKDIRSALLDTRAGTKGHTVIAQGQIDQILNSSPQDRRELIEETAGIIRYKKQKAEALRKLDTTQQNLLRVRDIIAEVKKQLNALERQARQARSYQTLQQEAKSLEIQLLTHEYRTLRATMKGVEAELQTCAQQESGEAAEQARLVAALEQVRLTVFEANDRIARVHEELTTVEQQQAQALTAAEVERNRGGLFEEQLLQGKQELDRLAEERRRLRSETEAIEEALVTLERESSEREQTVTALDREMKTLLHQRSTTVAEEERGRLDVLNLTVLVAHAEQGLVQLATRKQDIAGRDERLTRERGETEAQQAAAHDRHLQLQASCREAEQLVETLRQQHQQVVQQNDRAAEDLVVIDQQLLRQSEELAAVDSHLRALQGVLQEDMGYGRCGQEEATALKACTGVHDAVAEWLIIPPGLDRAVDAILGERVRGWFVDGLAAATHAIGFLKGNDLGRGTFIPQQPRWTGRTSSLETWWPTIKDQPGVVGRAVDLIKAEHHREETRNYLFDRVVIVDSLETATRLWEQHSWSAPDGPVLVTGAGEILDPAGVMTGGQVSTTGGLLQRRREVLDLDAKRERLVAAVEEGRQRREQLLAHAVGFKEELRRLADALRDAEMRALSLQKDAVGIGHILGELAQRIDTLTSDATQHSREGRQLDQEIRSGEAQFAQWKSEKLGQETGLGQVRARLSQIDHRVQVLRQELTEAQLIAQGLRTTSEHRQEDLLRLRQAQVEADTRVEALTRQIESLVTSIEQCRADRLRQETLRQELGQTAVQIKARLVEAQEQQAQDMVTARQLESGLDQVHQRITSIREARMLVEVRRAEVKTQLGTVESTLLGTYQVDLRLLAEGMPATLTVEPGGDAEPTANEPALREQLQKVRDRLDRMGPINLAAISEHQELEERFRFLSTQEQDLAASISSLKEIIQRINRTTKEMFVNTFAELQQKFGDVFAKFFPGGRAELQLVESPPDETDENRGPQEPGVEIVAQPPGKRLKSIAMLSGGEKTLTAMALLFASFLIRPTPFCILDEIDAPLDEENIGRFTGVLCELAQDAQFMVITHNKRTMAIADSLFGVTMEEPGISKLVSVRLTDLQPA, encoded by the coding sequence ATGTACCTGAAATCGCTCGAAATGCTGGGCTTTAAATCGTTCCACGAGGCCCGCATCGAATTTCCGGACGGCGTCACGGCCATCGTCGGACCCAACGGGAGCGGTAAGAGCAATGTCGTCGATGCCATCCTCTGGGTACTTGGGGAACAGAGTACAAAAACGCTCCGCAGCGAGAAGATGGAAGACGTCATCTTCAACGGGACCGAACTGCGGAAACCCCTTGGGATGGCGGAGGTGTCATTGGTGATCAGCGAATTGGATCGGATCAACGTCGATCCTTTGTCTGGGCTATCGAGTCAATTGGCCGAATTTCAGGAACTCATGATTACGCGCCGTCTCTACCGGAACGGCGACAGCGAATATCTAATCAACAAGACGCCCTGTCGCCTTAAAGACATCCGGAGCGCGTTGCTCGACACGCGCGCAGGCACCAAAGGGCACACGGTTATTGCCCAGGGACAAATTGATCAGATTCTCAACTCCTCTCCGCAAGACCGTCGCGAGTTGATCGAAGAAACGGCCGGCATCATCCGCTACAAGAAACAGAAGGCAGAAGCTTTGCGCAAACTCGACACCACACAGCAGAATCTCTTACGCGTGCGCGATATCATTGCCGAAGTCAAGAAGCAGCTGAATGCCTTGGAACGGCAGGCGCGGCAGGCGCGTTCGTATCAGACGCTCCAGCAGGAGGCGAAATCCCTTGAGATCCAATTGTTGACGCATGAATACCGAACGCTCCGAGCGACCATGAAAGGTGTAGAAGCTGAACTCCAGACATGCGCTCAACAGGAATCAGGAGAAGCGGCCGAGCAGGCGCGGCTTGTGGCTGCGCTCGAACAGGTACGACTTACGGTGTTCGAGGCGAATGACAGGATCGCCCGTGTGCACGAAGAGTTAACGACAGTCGAGCAGCAACAGGCGCAAGCGCTGACGGCGGCTGAAGTGGAGCGGAATCGAGGCGGTCTCTTTGAAGAGCAGTTGTTGCAAGGGAAACAGGAACTCGACCGACTCGCGGAAGAACGACGCCGTCTACGATCGGAGACGGAAGCCATAGAGGAAGCTCTCGTGACCTTGGAGCGCGAATCTTCGGAACGGGAACAGACCGTGACTGCGCTCGACCGTGAGATGAAAACATTACTCCATCAACGGTCCACAACAGTGGCGGAAGAAGAACGGGGCCGACTCGACGTCCTCAACCTGACCGTCCTAGTTGCACATGCAGAACAGGGCTTGGTTCAATTAGCAACGCGCAAGCAAGACATAGCCGGGCGCGACGAACGATTGACAAGAGAGCGAGGGGAAACCGAGGCCCAACAAGCTGCGGCACATGATCGACATCTGCAGCTTCAAGCCTCCTGCCGTGAAGCCGAGCAATTGGTAGAGACTCTCCGCCAGCAGCATCAGCAGGTCGTGCAGCAGAATGACCGCGCGGCAGAAGACTTGGTGGTGATCGACCAACAACTACTGCGTCAATCGGAAGAGTTGGCTGCGGTAGACTCTCACCTGCGGGCACTGCAGGGTGTGTTGCAGGAAGACATGGGGTATGGCCGTTGTGGACAGGAAGAAGCCACCGCCCTCAAAGCCTGCACCGGTGTGCACGACGCGGTGGCGGAATGGTTGATCATCCCGCCGGGCCTTGACCGCGCGGTGGACGCTATTCTCGGTGAACGGGTACGTGGATGGTTTGTCGATGGGCTTGCAGCGGCTACCCACGCCATCGGCTTTTTGAAAGGCAACGATCTTGGGCGAGGCACGTTCATCCCTCAACAGCCGCGCTGGACCGGCCGAACTTCTTCCTTGGAAACCTGGTGGCCGACAATCAAGGATCAACCCGGTGTCGTGGGGCGTGCGGTCGACCTAATCAAGGCGGAGCACCACCGCGAGGAAACGCGAAACTACCTCTTCGATCGTGTTGTCATTGTGGACTCGCTGGAAACGGCGACTCGGCTTTGGGAACAGCATTCGTGGTCGGCACCAGACGGCCCCGTGCTCGTGACTGGTGCGGGAGAAATTCTCGACCCTGCGGGAGTGATGACAGGCGGACAGGTGAGTACCACAGGAGGGTTACTCCAGCGACGTCGAGAGGTTCTCGATCTCGATGCCAAGCGAGAACGATTGGTTGCTGCTGTGGAAGAGGGCAGGCAACGCCGGGAGCAGCTCCTTGCTCACGCCGTGGGCTTCAAGGAAGAGTTACGGCGGCTGGCCGATGCACTCCGCGATGCCGAGATGCGAGCGTTGTCTCTCCAAAAAGATGCGGTCGGGATCGGGCACATACTGGGAGAGCTGGCGCAGCGGATCGACACACTGACGAGTGATGCAACCCAACATTCGCGCGAGGGCCGGCAACTGGATCAAGAAATACGTTCCGGCGAAGCCCAGTTTGCGCAGTGGAAAAGCGAAAAACTCGGTCAAGAAACCGGGCTTGGACAGGTGCGGGCACGACTCAGCCAGATCGACCACCGTGTACAAGTGCTGCGACAAGAGCTGACAGAGGCACAGTTGATTGCCCAAGGCCTCAGGACGACCTCTGAACATCGACAGGAGGATCTGTTGCGCCTTCGGCAGGCTCAAGTCGAGGCTGATACGCGTGTCGAAGCTCTCACCCGCCAGATCGAAAGTCTCGTCACTTCGATTGAACAATGTCGGGCGGATCGGCTCAGACAGGAGACCTTGCGCCAGGAGCTGGGGCAGACAGCGGTCCAGATCAAGGCTCGACTGGTTGAAGCACAGGAGCAGCAAGCGCAAGACATGGTAACTGCCCGACAGCTTGAGAGCGGACTCGATCAAGTACACCAACGGATCACCTCGATTCGCGAGGCTCGGATGCTGGTGGAAGTACGGCGAGCTGAGGTCAAAACTCAACTCGGTACAGTGGAGTCCACTCTCCTCGGGACGTATCAGGTTGACCTCCGTCTGCTGGCAGAAGGGATGCCCGCGACCTTAACAGTCGAGCCTGGTGGCGATGCCGAGCCAACGGCGAACGAGCCGGCGCTACGAGAACAGCTCCAGAAGGTCCGAGACCGACTCGATCGGATGGGGCCGATCAATCTTGCTGCGATCAGCGAGCATCAAGAGTTGGAGGAACGGTTTCGTTTCCTCTCCACTCAAGAGCAGGACCTGGCCGCGTCCATCAGCTCGCTCAAGGAAATTATTCAGCGCATCAACCGAACGACCAAGGAGATGTTCGTCAATACCTTTGCCGAGTTGCAGCAGAAATTCGGCGATGTCTTCGCCAAGTTTTTCCCCGGTGGTCGTGCAGAGCTCCAATTGGTGGAAAGTCCTCCGGATGAGACGGATGAAAACCGCGGCCCCCAGGAACCAGGGGTGGAAATCGTCGCCCAACCTCCAGGCAAACGCCTGAAGAGTATTGCGATGCTGTCCGGGGGGGAGAAAACCTTGACGGCCATGGCTCTGCTCTTCGCGAGCTTTCTGATCAGACCTACACCGTTCTGCATCCTCGACGAAATCGATGCACCGCTCGATGAGGAGAACATCGGACGCTTTACCGGCGTGTTGTGCGAGCTGGCCCAGGATGCGCAATTCATGGTCATTACCCACAATAAACGGACGATGGCCATCGCGGATTCCTTGTTCGGGGTGACGATGGAAGAGCCGGGAATCTCAAAACTTGTTTCCGTCCGGTTGACCGATTTACAGCCTGCCTAG
- the shc gene encoding squalene--hopene cyclase gives MKLFRTIFTRLSDGLFASVPEKFRLVAEFSKTPALRLISEKSTSPATVDTPGRRASGHSGGQVEAIDDAVRRSQAWFMARQHTSEGCWVAELEADTTLTSEYLMLRRFLDRVDLERERKAVRYLRSTQLPDGGWPIYYGGPSEISASVKAYFALKLSGVSAQEPFMVRAKDCILAKGGVVQVNVFTKIALALFGQYDWQGIPSMPPEIMLLPKRFYFSIYAISYWSRAVLIPLLIVFADQPVCRIPQEEGIDELYVTPRTQIRYRRFPPFNKDQGWFTPHNLFVVLDAVLKVYDRMPVSWLREKALHSAATWMLEHIKGSGGLGAIYPAMANSIVALRCLGYQVDDPLVQKALREIEDLEVYDSIGSGEQRVETMHLQPCHSPIWDTSVLMNALVEAGMAQDHPSLQKACTYLVSRQTRTVGDWKFSSPNAEPGGWYFQFENELYPDVDDSAVVLMALSKVHVAQTAELRDSIRRGMNWVLAMQGSDGGWGAYDKDNNRIVFNYIPFADHHALLDPSTADLTGRCLEMLAALGYDQTHPAVAPALAFLKREQEEDGSWYGRWGVNYIYGTWSVLAGLRAIGEDLSQPYIRRAVSWLESKQNPDGGWGESCLSYGEFESRGEGESCPSQTAWALMALMSAGITDAFSVVRGVQYLLRHQMKDGSWEEVRHTGTGFPRVFYLRYHWYCQYFPLWALAMYRNLRTRGRMRADDIRRQVMISGCYRSDR, from the coding sequence ATGAAACTGTTTCGAACCATATTCACCCGTCTGTCGGATGGCCTTTTCGCGTCCGTCCCGGAAAAATTCCGCCTCGTAGCGGAATTTTCAAAGACCCCGGCCTTGCGCCTCATCTCGGAAAAATCTACGTCTCCCGCCACGGTCGACACGCCGGGTCGGCGTGCTAGCGGGCACTCAGGTGGTCAGGTCGAGGCTATTGATGATGCAGTGCGTCGGAGCCAGGCGTGGTTTATGGCACGGCAGCATACATCCGAAGGCTGCTGGGTCGCTGAGCTCGAGGCGGACACGACGCTGACTTCCGAATACCTCATGCTTCGAAGATTCCTCGATCGGGTTGATCTCGAACGAGAACGTAAGGCGGTCCGCTATCTCCGTTCAACGCAATTACCGGACGGCGGATGGCCGATTTACTACGGAGGTCCTTCGGAGATCAGTGCGTCGGTGAAGGCCTACTTCGCGTTGAAGCTCAGCGGCGTATCGGCGCAGGAGCCTTTCATGGTGCGAGCAAAGGATTGCATCCTCGCGAAAGGCGGAGTCGTCCAGGTGAACGTTTTCACGAAGATCGCCCTGGCGCTGTTTGGTCAGTACGATTGGCAAGGCATCCCGAGTATGCCTCCCGAAATCATGCTGCTGCCGAAGCGGTTTTATTTCAGCATCTATGCGATATCGTACTGGTCGCGCGCGGTCTTGATTCCATTACTCATTGTGTTTGCAGACCAGCCTGTCTGCCGCATCCCTCAAGAAGAGGGTATCGACGAACTCTATGTCACCCCACGGACGCAGATTCGGTATCGCCGGTTTCCTCCGTTCAACAAAGATCAAGGGTGGTTTACCCCGCACAATCTTTTTGTGGTGCTAGATGCCGTGCTGAAAGTGTATGACCGGATGCCGGTCAGTTGGCTGCGTGAGAAGGCTCTCCACAGTGCGGCCACATGGATGTTGGAGCACATCAAAGGAAGCGGCGGACTCGGGGCGATTTATCCCGCCATGGCGAATTCGATCGTGGCGCTCAGGTGTTTGGGCTATCAAGTTGACGACCCGCTCGTGCAGAAAGCGCTCCGCGAGATCGAAGACCTGGAAGTCTACGACAGCATCGGGAGCGGCGAGCAGCGGGTTGAGACGATGCATCTCCAACCCTGCCACTCTCCGATTTGGGATACGTCGGTGTTGATGAATGCCTTGGTCGAAGCCGGGATGGCTCAGGACCATCCGTCGCTGCAGAAGGCCTGTACGTATCTCGTATCAAGGCAGACCAGGACGGTCGGGGATTGGAAGTTCTCATCCCCCAACGCCGAACCGGGCGGCTGGTATTTCCAGTTTGAAAACGAACTGTATCCCGATGTGGACGATTCCGCGGTGGTCTTGATGGCCTTGTCTAAGGTCCACGTGGCTCAGACAGCCGAATTACGGGACTCCATCCGGCGAGGGATGAACTGGGTGCTCGCCATGCAAGGATCGGACGGGGGGTGGGGCGCCTATGACAAGGACAACAATCGCATCGTCTTCAACTATATTCCGTTCGCCGACCACCATGCGTTGCTCGACCCCAGTACGGCCGACCTGACCGGGCGTTGCCTGGAAATGCTGGCCGCGCTGGGCTATGACCAGACTCATCCGGCCGTTGCACCGGCGTTGGCGTTCCTCAAGCGGGAGCAGGAGGAGGATGGCAGTTGGTATGGCCGCTGGGGAGTCAATTATATCTATGGCACTTGGTCCGTGTTGGCCGGTCTACGGGCGATCGGCGAAGATCTGTCGCAGCCGTACATTCGCCGTGCGGTCTCCTGGCTCGAATCGAAGCAGAATCCGGACGGTGGCTGGGGGGAGTCTTGCCTATCCTACGGAGAGTTCGAGTCGAGGGGGGAGGGAGAGAGTTGCCCATCACAAACCGCCTGGGCCCTCATGGCTTTGATGTCTGCTGGCATCACAGATGCCTTCAGCGTGGTTCGAGGGGTTCAGTATCTCCTTCGGCATCAAATGAAGGATGGGTCGTGGGAAGAAGTGCGCCATACCGGCACTGGGTTCCCGCGCGTGTTCTATTTGCGCTATCACTGGTATTGCCAATACTTTCCGCTTTGGGCACTCGCCATGTATAGGAATTTACGGACACGCGGAAGGATGCGCGCCGATGACATACGCAGGCAGGTAATGATCTCCGGGTGCTATCGGTCGGATCGTTGA
- a CDS encoding MlaE family lipid ABC transporter permease subunit — MTNFTEHIGTAVLALIREMGRMLIFVVSAFAWLIRPPLRVVQIVKQLHFIGYKSTFVVVLTATFTGMVLALQGYYSLRKFGAEGWLGSAVALSMIRELGPVLAALMVTARAGSAMTAEIGIMRITEQIDALDTMAISPLQYLIAPKLVAGLIGVPLLVAIFDVVGIYGGYLVGVDLLGVNAGSYWNSMESAVEWKDVYGGILKSISFGLIVSWVCCYKGFYTRQSAEGLGTATTEAVVLSSVVILVWDYFLTSVLM, encoded by the coding sequence ATGACGAATTTCACCGAGCATATTGGCACGGCTGTGTTGGCGCTCATCCGAGAAATGGGGAGGATGCTCATCTTTGTCGTGTCCGCGTTCGCATGGCTCATCCGTCCCCCGCTGCGCGTCGTCCAAATCGTCAAGCAATTGCATTTTATCGGGTATAAGTCGACCTTCGTCGTGGTCCTGACAGCCACGTTTACCGGCATGGTCTTGGCGCTGCAAGGATACTACTCGTTACGGAAGTTCGGTGCGGAAGGATGGCTCGGTTCCGCAGTTGCGCTCAGTATGATTCGAGAATTGGGGCCGGTCCTCGCCGCGCTGATGGTGACGGCACGGGCCGGGTCCGCCATGACCGCTGAAATCGGGATCATGCGAATTACCGAGCAGATCGACGCTCTCGATACGATGGCGATTAGCCCGCTGCAATACCTCATCGCCCCCAAGCTGGTGGCGGGCCTGATCGGAGTCCCGTTGCTCGTCGCGATCTTTGATGTGGTCGGGATCTACGGAGGCTATCTCGTCGGGGTGGATCTCTTGGGCGTGAACGCAGGTTCATACTGGAATTCAATGGAGTCGGCAGTGGAATGGAAGGATGTCTACGGGGGCATCCTGAAATCGATCAGCTTCGGGCTCATCGTCAGTTGGGTCTGCTGTTACAAGGGTTTTTACACGAGACAGAGCGCCGAAGGATTAGGGACCGCCACAACCGAGGCCGTGGTACTGTCGTCGGTGGTGATTCTCGTGTGGGATTATTTCCTCACGTCCGTCCTGATGTAA
- a CDS encoding ATP-binding cassette domain-containing protein has product MIRLIGVEKTLGGQPVLQGVDLSIPQGKLTTVIGRSGEGKSVLLKHMIGLLQPDRGEVWVDNVEISRLKGRKLNDVRKRFAMLFQGAALFDSLTVFDNVAFPLREKLRMKGHDVTKRVEEKLDQVGLNGMGHKFPAELSGGMRKRAGLARALVMEPEIILFDEPTTGLDPLMVKSIHDLIVATQRRFGFTAVMVSHEIPEIFGISDWVAMLRRGKIAAMAPAKEFQQTTDEEIREFISVGGTVAMPAAHDR; this is encoded by the coding sequence ATGATCAGACTGATCGGGGTCGAGAAGACGTTGGGAGGACAGCCGGTGTTGCAGGGAGTGGATTTGTCCATTCCACAGGGGAAACTCACGACGGTGATCGGGCGGAGCGGAGAAGGCAAGAGCGTCCTGCTGAAACACATGATCGGTCTATTGCAGCCCGATCGCGGAGAGGTCTGGGTCGACAACGTGGAGATATCGCGGTTGAAGGGAAGGAAACTCAATGACGTTCGGAAACGCTTCGCGATGTTGTTTCAGGGAGCTGCGCTCTTCGACTCTTTGACGGTCTTTGACAATGTAGCATTTCCGCTGCGGGAGAAGCTGCGGATGAAAGGGCATGATGTCACGAAGCGCGTCGAGGAAAAGCTCGATCAGGTTGGGTTGAACGGCATGGGACACAAGTTCCCTGCCGAACTGAGCGGAGGGATGCGAAAGCGCGCCGGACTCGCCCGTGCGTTGGTCATGGAGCCAGAGATCATTTTGTTTGACGAGCCAACGACCGGCCTTGATCCGCTGATGGTCAAATCCATTCACGACTTGATCGTTGCGACCCAGCGTCGATTCGGATTTACGGCCGTGATGGTCAGTCACGAGATTCCGGAGATATTTGGCATCTCCGATTGGGTGGCGATGCTACGAAGAGGAAAGATTGCTGCGATGGCACCGGCGAAAGAGTTTCAACAGACCACCGATGAAGAGATTAGAGAATTTATTTCCGTTGGAGGGACTGTTGCGATGCCGGCGGCCCACGACCGGTAA
- the mlaD gene encoding outer membrane lipid asymmetry maintenance protein MlaD — MEKAKLELVVGIFVLAGIACLTYLSIKLGKLELIGGDVYEVEAQFNTATGLKPGASIEIAGVEVGRVKGITLRDDRAAVLLTVNNSVKLYSDTIASIKTRGIIGEKFLQLSPGGGGDPLKPGDMIRDTESGLDLEELVSQYVHGKVQ; from the coding sequence ATGGAAAAAGCCAAGCTGGAGCTAGTCGTCGGCATTTTCGTCTTGGCCGGGATCGCGTGTCTGACCTATCTCTCCATCAAGCTGGGCAAGTTGGAGCTCATCGGAGGGGATGTGTACGAGGTCGAGGCCCAGTTCAATACGGCGACCGGTTTAAAGCCAGGGGCATCCATCGAGATCGCCGGCGTGGAAGTCGGGCGAGTGAAAGGCATCACGCTGAGGGACGATCGGGCGGCGGTGTTGCTTACGGTGAACAACAGCGTGAAGCTGTATTCCGACACCATCGCCTCCATCAAGACGCGCGGTATTATCGGCGAGAAGTTCTTGCAGCTTTCTCCGGGAGGAGGAGGTGACCCGTTGAAACCCGGGGATATGATTCGAGACACGGAGTCGGGCCTCGACCTTGAGGAGTTGGTGAGCCAGTATGTTCATGGTAAAGTACAGTGA
- a CDS encoding ABC transporter substrate-binding protein — MTPMQMVNRWLRRSLACLCGLGVVATLFLAGLSFDMAYAGPPTDAMKGTIDEVLRILRDKELKQPAKADERRQLLEKVVGDRFDYQEMSRRALGAQWNTLSDKDKQEFVGLFKSLLVSSYADKIETYSGEGVLYINERTEKDYAEVRTKVQTGKTDIPLDYRLLNKSGDWRVYDVVVDGVSLVNNYRGQFTKILRSSGYPDLVEQLRKKSNHVSSP, encoded by the coding sequence ATGACACCTATGCAAATGGTGAATCGCTGGTTACGGCGAAGCCTGGCATGCTTGTGTGGCCTCGGAGTTGTGGCGACATTGTTCCTTGCCGGATTGTCGTTCGACATGGCCTACGCTGGCCCACCGACGGATGCGATGAAGGGAACGATTGACGAGGTGCTGAGAATTCTCCGCGACAAGGAGTTGAAACAACCGGCGAAGGCCGATGAGCGGAGGCAGCTGCTGGAGAAAGTCGTCGGCGATCGGTTCGATTATCAAGAGATGTCAAGACGGGCGCTGGGGGCTCAGTGGAATACGCTGTCCGATAAGGACAAACAGGAGTTTGTTGGCTTGTTTAAATCTCTCTTGGTCAGTTCGTATGCCGACAAGATCGAGACCTATTCGGGGGAGGGTGTCCTTTACATCAACGAACGCACGGAAAAGGACTATGCCGAAGTCCGCACAAAGGTCCAGACCGGGAAAACCGATATCCCGCTCGACTACCGATTGCTCAACAAGTCCGGTGACTGGCGTGTGTACGACGTGGTGGTGGACGGCGTGAGTCTTGTGAATAACTATCGAGGACAATTTACCAAGATTCTCCGTTCTTCAGGCTACCCAGACTTAGTCGAGCAACTTCGTAAGAAATCCAATCACGTCAGCTCTCCATAG